From Flavipsychrobacter sp., a single genomic window includes:
- the gwsS gene encoding grasp-with-spasm system SPASM domain peptide maturase, translated as MSENNNVLLLSSDCIPVKGIKRAIIYDLSKKKYHLIPNDLYDILVDINGKTKNQLYNTYGDDNKIVLDEYFTFLEDNDILLTIDKGILKNFPKIDLTWDFPGDISNAVIDFDTKPNFNVDSVIDELEKLGCFIVELRFFYSVSLSDLVALIDKFEGKDIKRVQLILKHSPLYNIEELDKVIQGCSRISRVFIYNIPEENKKTYSLTKSGKIICLESSHISEKSCGVINPSMHAVNLSLFTESINFNSCLNRKIAIDRNGDIKNCPSMAKAYGNINDVSLMQVLKESDFKDKWAITKDKIDTCKRCEFRYACTDCRAYLNNPNDDYSKPLKCGYNPETCEWEEWSSNPLKQKTIEHYGLGLLMK; from the coding sequence ATGTCGGAGAATAACAACGTTTTACTGCTGTCCTCAGACTGTATCCCAGTTAAAGGGATTAAGAGGGCAATAATATATGATCTTAGTAAAAAGAAATATCATTTAATCCCTAATGATTTGTACGATATCTTGGTAGATATAAACGGCAAAACCAAAAATCAACTTTATAATACCTACGGAGATGATAATAAAATTGTTCTAGATGAATACTTTACTTTTCTAGAGGATAACGATATTCTACTAACTATTGATAAGGGAATACTTAAAAATTTTCCAAAAATTGATCTCACTTGGGATTTTCCTGGTGATATCTCAAATGCCGTAATCGACTTCGACACTAAACCTAATTTTAATGTAGATTCTGTAATTGATGAGTTAGAAAAGTTAGGTTGCTTTATTGTTGAATTAAGGTTTTTCTACTCTGTTAGTCTGTCTGACTTAGTTGCTTTGATTGATAAATTCGAAGGTAAAGACATAAAGCGTGTTCAGCTAATTCTAAAACATAGTCCATTATATAATATAGAAGAATTAGACAAGGTTATACAAGGGTGTAGCCGTATATCAAGGGTGTTTATTTATAATATACCAGAAGAGAATAAGAAGACTTATAGTTTGACAAAATCTGGTAAGATTATTTGTTTAGAATCATCACATATTTCAGAAAAAAGCTGCGGCGTAATAAATCCTTCTATGCATGCTGTAAACTTATCATTATTTACAGAATCAATAAACTTTAATAGTTGTTTGAATAGAAAAATTGCAATAGATAGAAATGGCGATATAAAAAATTGTCCAAGTATGGCTAAAGCATATGGAAATATAAATGATGTTAGTCTAATGCAAGTTCTTAAAGAATCTGACTTTAAAGACAAATGGGCGATTACTAAAGATAAAATTGATACTTGTAAAAGATGTGAATTTAGGTATGCGTGTACTGATTGTAGAGCATATTTAAATAACCCCAATGATGATTATAGCAAGCCATTAAAGTGTGGATATAATCCTGAAACTTGTGAATGGGAAGAATGGTCTTCAAATCCCCTGAAACAAAAAACAATAGAACATTACGGTCTAGGGTTATTAATGAAATGA
- a CDS encoding copper-translocating P-type ATPase codes for MEHKHHEHRQHHKDEHDSHQHSGHGHYGHDHNAMIADFRKRFYIVLVLTIPTMLLSPMIQHWMGVSWSFTGSKYLLFALSSVIFVYGGWPFLSGLINELKGKNPGMMTLIGFAISVAFIYSSATVFGLEGSDFFWELATLILIMLLGHWIEMKSVAGASKELEMLVKLMPSEAHLVKGDTTEEVKTDSLQPGDMILIKPGEKIAADGVIKDGSSHINESMLTGESKPVLKEKGDKVIAGSINGNGAIQVEVSHDTKDSYLSQVIKLVSDAQKSKSKTQLMADTAAKWLTVIAIVSGITTFLAWYLSGHDLAYSMERMVTVIIICCPHALGLAVPLVVARSTTISAKNGLLIKNRTSFENSRKVTTVVFDKTGTLTIGEFKAVRFKAYTDSYSDDEVLALAAAIEGSSEHPIAVGIVNKAKEKGLSIPKVQDAEAIIGKGILAKYDGREVHVVSPGYLKEHNVNIPEQQDDATTQVYILVDNELVGTIALADEIREESYEAIGELKREGVKSMLLTGDNKKVAKAVAEKLDMEDFIAEVLPHEKLEHIKELQHKGEFVAMTGDGINDAPALAQADIGIAIGSGSDIAAETAGIVLVNSNPKDVTGLIRFGKATYRKMIQNLIWATGYNVIAMPIAAGVLYNWGIILSPAVGAMLMTVSTVVVAINASLLKVK; via the coding sequence ATGGAACATAAACATCACGAACATCGCCAGCATCACAAAGATGAACATGACAGTCATCAACATAGCGGACACGGACATTATGGGCATGATCATAATGCCATGATCGCTGATTTTAGAAAGCGCTTTTATATCGTATTGGTATTGACTATCCCAACTATGCTACTTTCTCCAATGATTCAGCATTGGATGGGGGTAAGTTGGTCTTTTACCGGTAGTAAATATCTTCTCTTTGCTTTGTCATCTGTCATATTTGTGTATGGTGGTTGGCCATTCCTTTCAGGCCTCATAAATGAACTAAAAGGCAAGAATCCGGGAATGATGACACTGATAGGTTTTGCCATTTCCGTAGCATTTATTTATAGCAGTGCCACTGTGTTTGGACTTGAAGGTTCCGACTTTTTCTGGGAGCTAGCAACGTTAATTCTCATTATGTTGCTAGGGCACTGGATAGAGATGAAGTCAGTAGCTGGTGCATCTAAGGAATTAGAAATGTTGGTCAAACTGATGCCTTCCGAAGCTCATTTAGTAAAAGGAGATACTACGGAAGAAGTGAAAACGGATAGCCTGCAACCTGGTGATATGATATTGATTAAGCCTGGCGAAAAAATTGCAGCAGACGGGGTTATCAAAGATGGTAGTTCTCATATTAACGAATCGATGCTAACAGGAGAATCAAAACCTGTATTAAAAGAAAAAGGAGACAAAGTAATAGCTGGTTCTATTAATGGTAATGGAGCTATACAAGTTGAGGTGTCTCATGACACTAAAGACTCCTATCTTTCTCAGGTAATAAAGTTGGTAAGTGATGCGCAAAAGAGCAAATCCAAAACACAATTAATGGCAGATACTGCTGCAAAGTGGTTGACAGTTATAGCTATTGTTTCCGGTATTACTACTTTCCTTGCATGGTACTTGTCCGGTCATGATCTTGCCTATTCTATGGAGCGTATGGTAACCGTAATTATTATTTGCTGTCCTCATGCGCTTGGTCTTGCAGTACCTTTAGTAGTAGCACGTTCAACTACAATTTCGGCTAAGAATGGTCTTTTAATAAAAAATAGAACCTCGTTTGAGAATTCAAGAAAAGTGACCACTGTTGTATTTGATAAGACCGGAACTTTGACGATAGGAGAATTTAAGGCTGTTCGTTTTAAGGCTTATACAGATTCGTATTCTGATGATGAGGTATTGGCATTAGCAGCAGCTATAGAGGGTAGCTCAGAACACCCGATAGCGGTAGGTATTGTGAATAAAGCAAAAGAGAAAGGATTGTCTATACCCAAAGTACAGGATGCTGAAGCTATTATAGGAAAAGGCATATTAGCAAAATATGATGGTAGAGAAGTGCATGTAGTTAGTCCTGGCTACTTGAAAGAGCATAATGTCAACATTCCTGAGCAACAGGATGATGCTACCACACAAGTGTATATTCTTGTTGATAACGAACTTGTAGGAACTATAGCATTAGCTGACGAAATAAGAGAAGAGTCATATGAGGCGATTGGTGAATTAAAAAGAGAAGGTGTAAAAAGTATGTTGTTGACAGGTGATAATAAGAAAGTAGCTAAAGCCGTAGCTGAAAAATTGGATATGGAAGATTTTATTGCAGAAGTTTTACCGCATGAAAAATTAGAGCATATAAAAGAGTTACAGCACAAAGGTGAATTCGTAGCTATGACAGGTGACGGCATAAATGATGCACCCGCTTTAGCACAAGCCGATATAGGAATTGCTATTGGTTCGGGTTCTGACATTGCAGCAGAAACAGCCGGGATAGTGTTAGTGAATAGTAACCCAAAAGACGTTACCGGGTTAATCAGGTTTGGTAAGGCTACTTACAGGAAGATGATACAAAACCTTATATGGGCAACAGGATATAATGTAATAGCGATGCCAATAGCTGCGGGTGTATTATACAACTGGGGTATTATTCTTAGCCCTGCTGTAGGAGCTATGTTGATGACTGTAAGTACCGTGGTTGTGGCTATTAATGCGAGTTTGTTGAAAGTGAAATGA
- a CDS encoding energy transducer TonB, whose protein sequence is MFKHTCKFFTLSLICILSLNKIAFSQIDTNVNAIVFTYVDNMPRFNGNIDTYIQEHIKKKYNAQENDALKKIVLKVIIDETGSVLYPKIISSNASQELNNEAITIVESMPKWKPGRQNKKVVKVYTTITIKL, encoded by the coding sequence ATGTTTAAACATACATGTAAGTTTTTTACATTGTCTTTAATTTGCATTTTATCATTAAATAAAATTGCCTTTTCTCAAATAGACACCAATGTTAACGCTATTGTTTTTACTTATGTTGACAACATGCCAAGATTCAATGGTAATATAGATACATATATTCAGGAACATATCAAAAAGAAGTATAATGCTCAAGAAAATGATGCTTTAAAAAAAATTGTTTTAAAAGTTATTATTGACGAAACAGGGAGCGTTCTATATCCTAAAATAATCTCATCAAATGCTAGTCAAGAGTTAAATAATGAAGCCATTACAATAGTAGAAAGTATGCCAAAATGGAAGCCAGGAAGACAAAACAAAAAAGTTGTTAAAGTTTATACAACTATTACCATAAAGTTATAA
- a CDS encoding DUF6624 domain-containing protein has translation MFLISRILVSFRLFLFFFAFLICSSAYSQVTSEEKAILQSRKKSFLEYLDKNQNLKGTFPYSNIAQNLAIVYSILDQKDSTFYYLFYSFEDYKPETLGFDEVINPALLGEYTLQKWQNSKDWEELKNKIFDKYKYKARNVRYRNIEHELLLRKGADQSIRGYLWMIKSDSIARKKVSEIDKLNYLYVKSVIDSIGFPTISMVGASASNAAFLLCQHSDEDVFFQKKVLQSMLKNSDDIKSYYIAYLSDRILVKEKGYQLYGTQYNPKFKGKLYPIIDSQRVNIRRDSLGLPRIKMQRK, from the coding sequence ATGTTTTTAATCTCAAGAATCCTGGTCAGTTTTAGACTCTTTCTTTTTTTCTTTGCATTTTTAATTTGCTCAAGTGCTTACTCCCAAGTGACGTCAGAGGAAAAGGCGATTTTACAATCTCGTAAAAAATCATTTTTAGAATATCTTGACAAGAATCAAAATTTAAAAGGTACTTTCCCCTACAGTAACATAGCACAAAATCTAGCTATTGTTTACTCAATACTTGACCAAAAAGATTCAACGTTTTATTACCTTTTCTATTCATTTGAAGATTACAAACCCGAGACTTTAGGCTTTGATGAAGTTATCAACCCTGCATTATTAGGAGAGTACACGCTGCAAAAATGGCAAAACTCTAAAGATTGGGAAGAATTGAAAAATAAAATATTTGATAAGTATAAATATAAAGCACGAAATGTCCGGTATCGTAATATTGAACATGAGCTACTTCTTAGAAAAGGTGCTGACCAATCTATTCGTGGTTATTTATGGATGATTAAATCCGATAGTATTGCAAGAAAGAAAGTATCTGAGATAGATAAACTGAACTACTTATACGTTAAATCTGTAATAGATTCTATCGGTTTTCCAACAATTTCTATGGTAGGTGCATCAGCTTCAAATGCAGCATTTTTATTATGCCAACATTCTGATGAAGATGTTTTTTTTCAGAAAAAGGTTTTACAGAGTATGCTTAAAAATTCTGACGATATTAAAAGTTATTACATTGCTTATTTGTCTGACAGAATATTAGTCAAGGAAAAAGGATATCAACTATATGGCACTCAGTATAATCCTAAATTTAAAGGAAAATTATATCCCATAATAGACTCGCAGAGAGTTAATATTCGTAGAGATTCTCTAGGGTTGCCAAGGATTAAAATGCAACGAAAGTAA
- a CDS encoding helix-turn-helix domain-containing protein, protein MEVICLEDDAFYALVNEVVSRINTMQGEKEEKWLTPEQAMIRLGIKSKTTLQKLRDENAIRFSKPGKRIIMYDNQSIDEYLDKNANSF, encoded by the coding sequence ATGGAAGTGATTTGCCTTGAAGACGATGCCTTTTACGCCTTAGTTAATGAGGTGGTAAGCCGTATTAATACTATGCAAGGTGAAAAAGAAGAGAAATGGCTCACTCCAGAACAGGCAATGATACGCCTCGGTATTAAAAGTAAAACAACGCTCCAAAAATTACGTGACGAGAATGCAATACGATTTTCCAAGCCAGGGAAAAGAATCATTATGTATGATAACCAATCAATTGATGAGTATTTAGATAAAAATGCTAATAGTTTTTAA
- a CDS encoding type IV secretory system conjugative DNA transfer family protein, which yields MDFSTLLFIAIVVIGIYKLLHSQGTATPFEATFDSTLSVGNFLNHGFSLGSHTLYATEDDSDRHCMVVGTTGAKKTTSCYANSVCNILKRTDHSIFGVQPSRDAFTYTAGFAHEKGRNVFEIDFTNPNAWGFNVLDEVNSVQDITNVVSTLVENSEAAPKGGDFWKTSAKDFISFWVRVILTYPKEYRTFSNVLRLIEYFAIGKTDELIVKIGDPDLLRTYKTYVANSPNTMQGIVSQAKSCLSCYANPTIQRTTSVAQSISLNTLRFQSSYVVLTSPITAYSYIRPIISTFVEAMYNRFLSYIPDFSKEKKIYMLLDEVGNYRLQNLPMYLATARKHGLPSMLILQQKTSLIGMYSKSEYDTICANSNLQVYLPPVIDLETTTELSKRLGTHTRKDEDDKKMRHALLTPAEISRLDKAIVINGSKTTLATVKPYYTSTEFSRYSKLPVPEIETTFPDEVPLITL from the coding sequence ATGGATTTTTCAACTCTCCTATTTATCGCAATAGTGGTCATAGGTATATATAAGCTACTTCACAGTCAAGGCACAGCTACTCCATTTGAAGCTACATTTGACTCGACTCTATCTGTAGGCAATTTTCTTAATCATGGTTTTTCACTTGGAAGCCATACGCTCTATGCTACTGAAGATGATTCAGATAGGCACTGCATGGTTGTAGGAACTACAGGTGCTAAAAAAACAACAAGCTGTTACGCTAATAGCGTCTGTAATATATTGAAACGAACCGACCACAGTATATTTGGTGTACAACCTTCAAGAGATGCTTTCACATACACAGCAGGATTTGCACATGAAAAAGGAAGAAATGTCTTTGAGATTGATTTTACAAACCCTAATGCTTGGGGATTCAATGTACTTGATGAAGTTAATAGCGTACAGGATATTACTAATGTAGTAAGCACACTTGTTGAGAATAGTGAGGCTGCGCCTAAAGGTGGTGATTTTTGGAAAACAAGTGCCAAGGATTTTATCTCGTTTTGGGTTCGTGTCATTTTAACCTACCCTAAAGAGTACCGCACATTCTCAAACGTCTTGAGACTAATCGAGTACTTTGCCATTGGCAAAACAGATGAGCTAATTGTGAAAATTGGAGACCCTGATTTATTACGTACATACAAGACATATGTCGCAAACTCCCCTAACACAATGCAAGGCATAGTAAGCCAGGCAAAAAGTTGCCTCTCTTGTTATGCTAATCCTACTATTCAACGAACTACCAGTGTTGCTCAATCAATTAGTCTTAATACGCTACGCTTTCAAAGTAGCTATGTTGTACTTACCTCTCCAATCACTGCGTACTCCTATATCCGTCCTATCATTTCAACATTTGTAGAGGCAATGTATAATCGTTTCCTTTCCTATATTCCAGATTTCTCAAAGGAGAAAAAGATATACATGCTTTTAGATGAAGTGGGAAATTACAGGCTACAAAACCTACCTATGTATCTTGCTACAGCAAGAAAACACGGTCTACCATCTATGCTTATACTGCAACAAAAAACCTCACTTATTGGCATGTATTCTAAATCAGAATATGACACAATATGTGCGAACAGTAACCTACAGGTTTACTTACCTCCGGTAATTGACCTAGAAACTACAACAGAACTTTCTAAACGACTAGGTACACACACTCGAAAAGATGAAGACGACAAAAAAATGAGGCACGCCTTACTTACCCCTGCTGAGATTTCACGACTAGATAAAGCAATTGTTATCAATGGTTCTAAAACAACACTCGCAACCGTAAAACCATACTATACATCAACAGAATTCAGTAGATATAGTAAACTTCCCGTGCCTGAAATAGAAACGACTTTCCCTGATGAAGTACCGTTAATAACCCTCTAA
- a CDS encoding outer membrane beta-barrel protein, producing MLLFIFSVVTAKAYCQIDSSKSIFNDTLQISEIIISAKTAIKVNNDTISYRVDSFYKDPLATAEDVLKRLPGVEVSRDGTITINGKTVTRIYINGKEYDTEDLTSITKNLPAEILEKIQVADYHSEDAIFSGRKEPTEEKVINLQFKKKYKDGIYGRATGGYGTKDRYHIGLFGNYMSKDGLRLTTIIGANNTGISNIESTSNDSWNSPGVKDSRKATINFSKDVTPKWKLSGGYNFNTNKNTLYRSSFRTTYLQNDSLLLQEQSQRSISTNNSHRVNIRSNWDISKRLKIRSYLSMDYQEKDASSNSKDITYQNQQEQIDFQRISLVNSYDTKANIRWNNTIMKAFAKEKRTLIVSVNANYGVSKGIINNENKNEYLISSSNTNVSNTAQTRSNNVATHIGIKYNEPVGSSSMVSLDYCNNYTMASNQREVLVDNNGMTAFDTTQSRNYNNSNNENTLGLSYQYSKNKLYGSLAFQLLPYNRTTKDEHNNQNNISQQGVNYAPRLHLQYKMTKKRNISFGYNGRINAPNLSQLQPIPDYTDSLNIFTGNPNLKPEISNNITLNYRNYNLSGGNTNIYLRSSWYNQKIINNVVITNSKRETTPINADGNYSFTLGINKTTSIIKKKLRFTTSISSSWQNNVNIINNIIQKRKNYTVTPNIYLNYLSDDIYEGNIRYGYNWNKTITTNSTNNLLQTHSLSQQGTFHLPFNIKWEYDLSYIVNNGLNQSFEQEFFLVNTSLYKEFKKINGLFISLQAYDIFNNYPTVQRNINDNYYEDISVNRIGSYYMVSLIYRFTSFPVYSK from the coding sequence TTGCTACTATTTATTTTTTCTGTTGTTACAGCAAAAGCTTATTGTCAAATAGATTCCTCAAAATCTATCTTCAATGACACTCTCCAGATTAGTGAAATTATTATAAGTGCCAAAACTGCTATTAAAGTAAACAATGATACCATCAGCTACAGAGTAGACTCCTTTTATAAAGACCCATTAGCAACAGCAGAAGACGTTTTAAAAAGGTTGCCCGGGGTTGAAGTAAGTAGAGATGGCACTATTACTATCAATGGTAAAACTGTTACCAGAATATACATTAATGGTAAAGAGTATGATACAGAAGACCTTACTTCGATCACTAAAAATCTACCCGCTGAAATCTTAGAGAAAATACAAGTTGCAGATTATCATAGTGAAGATGCTATATTTAGTGGCAGAAAAGAACCCACAGAGGAAAAAGTTATCAATCTACAGTTTAAGAAAAAGTACAAAGATGGTATATATGGGCGAGCCACTGGAGGGTATGGAACAAAGGATAGATACCATATTGGACTATTCGGCAATTATATGTCTAAGGATGGTCTAAGATTAACAACCATTATTGGAGCTAACAATACTGGCATCTCTAATATAGAGAGTACCAGTAATGACTCTTGGAACTCTCCAGGTGTAAAAGATAGCCGAAAAGCCACAATTAACTTTTCCAAAGATGTAACCCCTAAATGGAAGTTAAGTGGTGGTTATAATTTTAATACCAATAAAAATACATTATACCGCTCCTCTTTTAGAACCACCTATTTACAAAATGACAGTTTGCTACTACAAGAACAAAGTCAACGTTCAATAAGTACAAACAATAGTCATAGGGTAAATATTAGAAGCAACTGGGATATTAGTAAAAGACTTAAAATACGCTCCTACCTATCAATGGACTATCAAGAAAAAGATGCTAGCAGTAATAGTAAAGACATTACATATCAAAACCAGCAAGAGCAAATAGATTTTCAAAGAATTTCTCTAGTCAACAGTTATGACACTAAGGCTAATATTAGATGGAATAATACAATAATGAAGGCATTTGCTAAGGAAAAAAGAACACTTATTGTGAGTGTAAATGCAAATTATGGAGTATCTAAAGGTATCATTAACAATGAAAACAAAAATGAATACCTCATATCCTCTTCAAACACCAATGTATCTAACACGGCTCAAACTAGAAGCAATAATGTAGCTACTCATATCGGCATTAAATATAATGAGCCTGTAGGCTCGTCCAGTATGGTATCTCTTGATTATTGCAATAACTATACTATGGCCTCTAATCAGAGAGAAGTTTTGGTAGACAACAATGGTATGACAGCTTTTGACACTACGCAAAGCAGGAACTATAACAATAGCAACAATGAAAACACATTAGGGCTTAGTTATCAGTATTCAAAAAACAAACTATATGGCTCTTTAGCGTTTCAGTTACTGCCCTATAATAGGACTACAAAAGATGAGCATAATAACCAAAACAACATTTCTCAACAAGGTGTTAATTATGCACCTCGTTTACATTTACAATACAAAATGACTAAAAAAAGAAATATTAGTTTTGGCTACAATGGTCGTATTAATGCTCCTAACCTCAGTCAATTACAGCCCATCCCTGACTATACTGATAGCTTGAATATATTTACGGGCAACCCCAACCTTAAACCTGAAATCAGCAATAACATAACCCTTAATTATAGAAATTATAACTTATCAGGTGGTAACACGAATATATATCTGCGTAGTAGTTGGTACAATCAAAAAATAATCAATAACGTAGTGATTACGAATAGTAAAAGGGAGACAACACCTATCAATGCAGATGGTAATTATTCTTTTACTTTAGGTATTAATAAGACCACCTCTATTATTAAAAAGAAACTAAGATTTACGACAAGTATCTCCAGCAGTTGGCAAAACAACGTCAATATCATCAATAATATAATACAGAAGAGAAAGAACTATACCGTAACACCCAACATATACCTTAACTACCTTTCAGATGACATCTATGAAGGCAATATACGCTATGGCTATAATTGGAATAAAACAATAACAACAAATAGTACTAATAACCTATTGCAAACACATAGCCTATCTCAACAAGGAACTTTCCATTTACCTTTTAATATTAAATGGGAATATGACCTTTCATATATTGTAAATAATGGTCTAAACCAATCTTTTGAACAAGAGTTTTTCTTAGTAAATACATCTTTGTACAAAGAGTTCAAAAAAATTAACGGACTATTCATCAGTCTTCAAGCATACGATATATTCAATAACTACCCAACTGTACAACGTAACATTAATGACAACTACTATGAAGATATTTCTGTTAATAGAATAGGTAGTTATTATATGGTTTCACTGATTTATAGGTTTACATCTTTCCCTGTTTATTCTAAATAA
- a CDS encoding relaxase/mobilization nuclease domain-containing protein, which produces MLIKTINLKSSGSITPLVKYLLRYQDRSKIKEVDIVAQGHAKLIYKTGTRARTVNGLVKAFRQQETLRLFPKSNNTLLQHTIISFNKLDNEAVTDKVLLETAHKFCELKNELGGETIIAIFQHLDKGHKHIHCASSTVNNTGYSNVLNPSLFAQLKHELSAHIEHTFPEIQHSTVRHGLAKELSTPELIENIKNSRESDKKELLTILENTYKNVTSKEHFLSELDRLGHTHYKRGDTLGVHFNGKKYRLKKLGFDNEKLDKLQVNNERNEILNELQTLREQSNEQEHELSR; this is translated from the coding sequence ATGTTGATAAAGACAATCAATCTAAAATCGAGTGGTTCTATTACACCTTTGGTGAAGTACTTGTTGCGATATCAAGACCGCTCTAAAATAAAAGAAGTCGATATTGTGGCACAAGGACATGCCAAACTTATATACAAAACAGGTACACGAGCACGTACAGTAAATGGATTAGTAAAAGCTTTTAGACAACAAGAGACACTACGCCTCTTTCCCAAGTCTAATAACACACTACTACAGCACACTATTATTAGCTTTAACAAACTGGACAACGAAGCCGTGACTGATAAGGTATTGCTGGAAACAGCTCATAAGTTCTGTGAGCTTAAAAATGAGCTAGGTGGCGAAACAATAATTGCCATATTCCAACACTTGGATAAAGGTCATAAACATATACACTGCGCCAGTAGTACCGTAAACAATACTGGCTATTCTAACGTGCTTAATCCTAGTTTATTTGCTCAACTCAAACATGAACTTTCTGCTCATATTGAGCATACGTTTCCAGAGATACAACACTCAACAGTTCGTCATGGATTAGCAAAAGAGCTATCTACACCGGAGCTTATTGAGAATATTAAAAATAGTCGTGAAAGTGATAAAAAGGAACTGCTTACCATTCTTGAAAATACATACAAGAATGTAACGTCTAAAGAGCATTTTTTATCAGAACTAGACAGATTAGGACATACACATTACAAACGTGGTGATACACTCGGTGTACATTTTAATGGTAAGAAATACCGCCTCAAAAAATTAGGTTTTGATAATGAAAAGTTAGATAAGCTACAAGTAAATAACGAACGAAACGAAATACTAAACGAATTACAAACGCTCCGTGAACAATCAAACGAACAAGAGCACGAACTATCACGCTAA
- the gwsG gene encoding grasp-with-spasm system ATP-grasp peptide maturase has protein sequence MILILSQPWDRSTDQVIDWIEYLSPDSKVVRINPSNTILDVEININDSEVSFIFKTDCQTVRSDDISSFWFRRGEFSFHFPKFISHESDVDKNALYEHLRAELGKINHFINSCLSKKNHINLVSDNFINKLIALESAKKVGLNIPSTYISTNNKDLYSRLSKQPHITKAISEMIRFNHNDISYSTGTNRVFPLEISNRTNTSSHASLLQHEIIKEIELRVFYVHGDIFTMAIFSQKNKKTKLDYRNYDTANMNRMIPYKLPSIIDKKVKQLFLDMNITSGSADLIYSKNGKYVFLEINPVGQFSMVSYPCNYYLEKYIAELLIKSNGKRNN, from the coding sequence ATGATATTGATTTTGTCTCAACCATGGGATCGCTCAACAGATCAAGTAATTGATTGGATTGAGTATTTGTCACCCGATTCAAAAGTAGTTAGGATTAACCCTTCTAATACTATTTTAGATGTTGAAATTAATATAAATGATTCCGAAGTTAGCTTTATATTCAAAACCGATTGTCAAACTGTTCGATCAGATGATATTAGTTCATTTTGGTTTCGCAGAGGGGAGTTCTCATTTCATTTTCCAAAATTCATTTCACATGAATCTGATGTAGATAAAAATGCCCTGTACGAGCATTTAAGAGCTGAATTGGGTAAAATAAATCACTTTATTAACTCGTGTTTGTCAAAAAAAAATCATATTAATTTAGTAAGTGATAATTTTATTAATAAATTAATTGCACTAGAATCTGCAAAAAAAGTAGGCCTGAATATACCGTCTACATATATTTCGACCAATAACAAAGATTTATATAGTCGTTTATCAAAACAACCTCATATAACAAAAGCTATATCTGAAATGATACGATTTAATCATAATGATATATCATATTCTACTGGTACTAACAGGGTATTTCCTTTAGAAATTTCTAATAGGACGAATACTAGTAGTCATGCTTCTCTTCTGCAGCATGAAATTATTAAAGAAATAGAGTTACGTGTATTTTATGTACATGGTGATATATTCACAATGGCAATATTTTCGCAAAAGAATAAAAAGACTAAATTAGATTATAGGAATTACGATACAGCAAATATGAATAGAATGATTCCATACAAGCTACCTTCTATTATTGATAAAAAAGTGAAACAACTATTTTTAGATATGAATATAACTAGTGGGTCTGCTGACTTAATATACAGCAAGAATGGAAAATATGTTTTTTTAGAAATAAATCCTGTTGGACAATTTAGCATGGTTTCATATCCTTGTAACTATTATCTTGAAAAATATATTGCTGAACTTCTAATCAAAAGCAATGGAAAGAGAAATAACTAA